One Streptomyces drozdowiczii DNA segment encodes these proteins:
- a CDS encoding ATP-binding cassette domain-containing protein translates to MTAPTAQDGPQDTGRQALVELDDVAKYYGNIKALEGVSLEVHAGEISCVLGDNGAGKSTLIKIIAGLHRHDAGRFLIDGEETTLANPRDALDRGIATVYQDLAVVPLMPVWRNFFLGSEPTTGAGPFKRLDVKLMRETTRSALLRMGIDLRDVDQPIGTLSGGERQCVAIARAVHFGAKVLVLDEPTAALGVKQSGVVLKYIAAARDAGLGVVLITHNPHHAYLVGDRFVLLKRGAMAGSHTKDGVTLDELTRQMAGGSELEELSHELERTSGPGTGDSL, encoded by the coding sequence ATGACGGCCCCCACGGCCCAGGACGGGCCCCAGGACACCGGCCGGCAGGCCCTCGTCGAGCTGGACGACGTGGCCAAGTACTACGGCAACATCAAGGCGCTCGAAGGGGTCTCCCTCGAAGTCCACGCGGGCGAGATCTCCTGCGTGCTCGGTGACAACGGCGCCGGCAAGTCCACCCTCATCAAGATCATCGCCGGGCTGCACCGGCACGACGCCGGGCGGTTCCTGATCGACGGCGAGGAGACCACCCTCGCCAACCCGCGCGACGCCCTCGACCGGGGCATCGCCACCGTCTACCAGGACCTCGCGGTCGTCCCCCTCATGCCGGTCTGGCGCAACTTCTTCCTGGGCTCCGAGCCGACCACCGGCGCCGGCCCCTTCAAGCGCCTCGACGTCAAGCTGATGCGCGAGACCACCCGCTCGGCGCTGCTCCGCATGGGCATCGACCTGCGCGACGTGGACCAGCCCATCGGCACCCTGTCCGGCGGCGAGCGGCAGTGCGTGGCCATCGCGCGCGCCGTCCACTTCGGCGCGAAGGTCCTCGTCCTGGACGAGCCGACGGCCGCCCTCGGCGTCAAGCAGTCCGGGGTCGTCCTGAAGTACATCGCGGCCGCCCGGGACGCCGGCCTCGGCGTGGTCCTCATCACGCACAACCCGCACCACGCGTACCTCGTCGGCGACCGGTTCGTCCTCCTGAAGCGGGGCGCCATGGCCGGCAGCCACACCAAGGACGGCGTCACGCTGGACGAGCTGACCCGGCAGATGGCGGGCGGCAGCGAGCTGGAGGAGCTGAGCCACGAGCTGGAGCGCACCTCGGGACCGGGGACCGGCGACAGCCTGTAG
- a CDS encoding ROK family glucokinase: MSTYRDFAHRGSARATVLRTVGTRERRSHLTAPRVPTVGIDIGGTKVMAGVVDADGTILETVRTETPDKSKSPKVVEDTIVELVLDLSDRHDVHAVGIGAAGWVDADRSKVLFAPHLAWRDEPLRDALASRLVVPVMVDNDANTAAWAEWRFGAGRGEDHLVMITLGTGIGGAILEDGQVKRGKYGVAGEFGHMQVVPGGHRCPCGNRGCWEQYSSGNALVREARELAAADSPVAHGIIERVKGNVPDITGPLITELAREGDAMCVELLQDIGQWLGVGIANLAAALDPSCFVIGGGVSAADDLLIGPARDAFKRHLTGRGYRPEATIRKAQLGPEAGMVGAADLARLVARRFRRTNRRRVERYERYAQIYDQAASTLRSNRNTRTS, from the coding sequence ATGAGCACGTACCGCGACTTCGCACACCGCGGCTCCGCCCGCGCGACCGTCCTGCGGACCGTGGGCACCCGGGAAAGGCGCTCGCACCTCACGGCGCCCCGGGTCCCCACCGTCGGCATCGACATCGGCGGCACCAAGGTCATGGCCGGTGTCGTGGACGCCGACGGCACGATCCTGGAGACCGTGCGCACCGAGACCCCGGACAAGTCCAAGAGCCCGAAGGTCGTCGAGGACACCATCGTGGAGCTGGTCCTCGACCTCTCCGACCGGCACGACGTGCACGCGGTGGGCATCGGCGCGGCCGGCTGGGTCGACGCGGACCGCTCCAAGGTCCTCTTCGCCCCGCACCTCGCCTGGCGCGACGAGCCCCTGCGCGACGCCCTCGCCTCCCGGCTCGTCGTCCCCGTCATGGTGGACAACGACGCCAACACCGCCGCCTGGGCCGAGTGGCGCTTCGGCGCCGGGCGCGGCGAGGACCACCTCGTCATGATCACCCTCGGCACCGGCATCGGCGGCGCGATCCTGGAGGACGGCCAGGTCAAGCGCGGCAAGTACGGCGTCGCCGGTGAGTTCGGCCACATGCAGGTCGTGCCCGGCGGCCACCGCTGCCCCTGCGGCAACCGGGGCTGCTGGGAGCAGTACAGCTCCGGCAACGCGCTGGTCCGCGAGGCCCGCGAGCTGGCCGCCGCGGACTCGCCGGTGGCCCACGGGATCATCGAACGCGTCAAGGGCAACGTCCCGGACATCACCGGGCCGCTCATCACCGAACTGGCCCGCGAGGGCGACGCGATGTGCGTCGAACTCCTCCAGGACATCGGCCAGTGGCTCGGCGTCGGCATCGCCAATCTGGCCGCCGCGCTCGACCCCTCCTGCTTCGTCATCGGCGGCGGGGTCAGCGCCGCCGACGACCTGCTGATCGGCCCCGCCCGGGACGCCTTCAAACGCCACCTCACCGGGCGCGGCTACCGCCCCGAGGCCACGATCCGCAAGGCGCAGCTCGGCCCGGAGGCCGGTATGGTCGGCGCGGCGGACCTCGCCCGGCTGGTCGCGCGGCGCTTCCGCCGAACCAACCGCCGCCGCGTCGAGCGGTACGAGCGGTACGCGCAGATCTACGACCAGGCGGCGAGCACCCTCCGCAGCAACCGCAACACCCGCACTTCCTAG
- a CDS encoding family 20 glycosylhydrolase gives MNAVIPHADARPSSPAGALPAAGPWHVRAADPALAEVAETVRALLAPHLPEAPGGSPLELVLALDESASAPPLGVSPDGAAQPVDEGYRLRVDADGITCHGRTPAGVFRGATTALQLIATGQLPYQELTDAPRYAWRGLMVDPARSFLTPDEVRRIIDLAALYKLNVLHLHLTDNEGWRIELPGTPALTAPGTDFYTAAEYQALQEYAARRFVTVVPEVDLPGHCATLRAAVPGLPPAPAPAGLADRFPFVPPLDLTDGATRAAVARVLTEVCASTTGPYVHIGADEAFGATPESFDASVRELRALVRESGKRPVAWQESSRAGIGPEDIAQYWVDVEMMDLPDTAEGLAARPELVAAGRSVELIAALKTFFAPTDDDLRRTVEGGGRVLLSPQSHLYLDRPYAAECAPPEQAAEAARLGFDGYRPLGVRHTAAWDPGAYAIPDANIAGVEATVFAEKFKGFEDVSVLLLPRLASVAEAAWCGRAPEWAEYRERLAHHGRVWADRGLPYLASTEVDWR, from the coding sequence GTGAACGCCGTCATTCCGCACGCCGACGCCCGACCGTCCTCGCCCGCCGGCGCCCTGCCCGCCGCCGGCCCCTGGCACGTACGGGCGGCCGACCCGGCACTGGCGGAGGTGGCGGAGACCGTACGGGCGCTGCTCGCCCCGCACCTGCCGGAGGCGCCCGGCGGATCGCCGCTGGAACTGGTCCTCGCCCTGGACGAGTCGGCGTCCGCGCCGCCCCTCGGCGTCTCCCCCGACGGGGCCGCGCAGCCGGTGGACGAGGGCTACCGGCTCCGCGTGGACGCCGACGGCATCACCTGCCACGGCCGCACCCCGGCCGGGGTGTTCCGGGGCGCGACCACGGCCCTCCAGCTCATCGCCACCGGCCAACTCCCCTACCAGGAACTGACGGACGCCCCGCGCTACGCCTGGCGCGGCCTCATGGTCGACCCCGCCCGCAGCTTCCTCACGCCGGACGAGGTGCGCCGGATCATCGACCTCGCCGCGCTCTACAAGCTCAACGTCCTGCACCTCCACCTCACCGACAACGAGGGCTGGCGCATCGAACTGCCCGGCACCCCCGCGCTGACCGCACCGGGCACGGACTTCTACACGGCCGCCGAGTATCAGGCGCTCCAGGAGTACGCGGCCCGCCGGTTCGTCACCGTCGTGCCCGAGGTCGACCTGCCGGGCCACTGCGCGACGCTCCGGGCCGCCGTGCCCGGCCTCCCCCCGGCCCCCGCCCCGGCCGGGCTGGCGGACCGCTTCCCGTTCGTGCCCCCGCTCGACCTGACCGACGGGGCGACCCGCGCCGCCGTCGCCCGCGTCCTCACCGAGGTCTGCGCGTCGACGACCGGCCCCTATGTGCACATCGGCGCCGACGAGGCGTTCGGCGCGACCCCGGAGAGCTTCGACGCCTCCGTGCGCGAACTGCGCGCGCTCGTACGTGAGTCGGGCAAGCGCCCGGTGGCCTGGCAGGAGTCCTCACGCGCCGGGATCGGGCCCGAGGACATAGCGCAGTACTGGGTGGACGTGGAGATGATGGACCTCCCGGACACGGCGGAGGGGCTGGCCGCCCGGCCCGAACTCGTGGCCGCCGGGCGGAGCGTGGAGCTCATCGCGGCGCTGAAGACGTTCTTCGCGCCCACCGACGACGACCTCCGCCGCACCGTCGAGGGCGGCGGACGCGTGCTGCTCTCGCCGCAGTCCCACCTGTACCTGGACCGCCCGTACGCGGCCGAATGCGCCCCGCCCGAGCAGGCCGCCGAGGCAGCCCGGCTCGGCTTCGACGGATACCGGCCGCTGGGCGTCCGGCACACGGCGGCCTGGGACCCGGGCGCCTACGCGATCCCGGACGCGAACATCGCGGGTGTGGAGGCCACGGTCTTCGCGGAGAAGTTCAAGGGCTTCGAGGACGTCTCCGTGCTCCTGCTGCCCCGGTTGGCCTCGGTCGCGGAGGCCGCGTGGTGCGGGCGCGCGCCGGAGTGGGCCGAATACCGCGAGCGCCTGGCCCACCACGGCCGCGTCTGGGCCGACCGGGGCCTGCCCTACCTCGCCTCCACGGAGGTGGACTGGCGCTGA
- a CDS encoding isocitrate lyase/phosphoenolpyruvate mutase family protein has protein sequence MSHPTTHEFSQYAEVLAALSDPALVPPPPGPVDGPPGASVAWLRATVARFASGEPHRRRRALVEAELARLTPADVHRAASKADTRGDLRTRVVFGLAAALGLPEPERVAREVGAVADAYFGEDGGPDADLAVARLVALLAPGPLDDAGLEAVASRIGLLVQACAATAALVEAAGDDGVPTARVLRDDPPVRVMRRTAARATRVAGREIAEGDEVALDLVAAQRGHAAPLTFGAPPRVCPGRAHALALAEGLLGRPMTPFARLHHQGKALLLPNAWDYASAAALAAGGFEAVGTTSLGVAAGLGLPDGAAATKEATVGLARRLGRGPFVFSVDAEGGFSDDPAEVAVLARRLYEAGAAGINLEDGRADGTLAPVELHAAKIAAVKEAVPGLFVNARTDTYWLGRDRERTADRLAVYERAGADGVFVPGLSDRAGIAALTAALVTPLNVLYSPAGPGIAELGALGVRRVSLGSLLYREALAGAVTTAAAIRDGGPVRGAALPYADVQALAPGDGSRRRGGDDVDDG, from the coding sequence ATGAGCCACCCGACGACCCATGAGTTCAGTCAGTACGCGGAGGTCCTGGCGGCCCTCTCCGACCCCGCGCTCGTCCCGCCGCCGCCCGGCCCGGTCGACGGCCCGCCCGGCGCGAGTGTCGCGTGGCTGCGGGCCACGGTCGCGAGATTCGCCTCCGGTGAGCCGCACCGGCGGCGCCGGGCCCTCGTGGAGGCCGAACTCGCCCGGCTGACCCCGGCGGATGTGCACCGGGCGGCCTCGAAGGCCGACACCCGTGGCGATCTGCGGACCCGCGTGGTGTTCGGCCTCGCCGCCGCCCTGGGCCTGCCGGAGCCGGAGCGGGTCGCCCGGGAGGTGGGGGCGGTCGCGGACGCGTACTTCGGCGAGGACGGCGGGCCCGACGCCGACCTGGCCGTCGCCCGGCTTGTGGCGCTGCTCGCGCCGGGCCCGCTGGACGACGCCGGGCTGGAGGCCGTCGCCAGCCGCATCGGCCTCCTGGTCCAGGCGTGCGCCGCGACGGCAGCACTGGTCGAGGCGGCCGGGGACGACGGGGTGCCGACCGCCCGGGTGCTGCGGGACGACCCGCCGGTACGGGTCATGCGCCGGACCGCCGCGCGGGCCACCCGGGTCGCCGGGCGGGAGATCGCCGAGGGCGACGAGGTGGCCCTCGACCTGGTGGCCGCCCAGCGGGGCCACGCCGCCCCGCTCACCTTCGGCGCCCCGCCCCGGGTCTGCCCCGGCAGGGCGCACGCCCTCGCGCTGGCCGAGGGGCTGCTCGGGCGGCCGATGACCCCGTTCGCCCGCCTCCACCACCAGGGGAAGGCCCTGCTGCTGCCCAACGCCTGGGACTACGCCTCGGCCGCCGCGCTGGCCGCCGGGGGGTTCGAGGCGGTGGGGACCACCAGCCTCGGCGTGGCGGCGGGGCTCGGACTGCCGGACGGGGCGGCGGCGACGAAGGAGGCGACCGTGGGCCTGGCCCGGCGGCTCGGCCGGGGGCCGTTCGTCTTCAGCGTGGACGCGGAAGGGGGGTTCAGCGACGACCCGGCGGAGGTCGCCGTACTGGCGCGGCGGCTGTACGAGGCGGGGGCGGCGGGGATCAATCTGGAGGACGGGCGGGCCGACGGCACCCTGGCGCCGGTGGAGCTGCACGCCGCGAAGATCGCCGCCGTGAAGGAGGCCGTGCCCGGGCTGTTCGTCAATGCCCGCACGGACACGTACTGGCTGGGGCGCGACCGGGAGCGGACCGCCGACCGGCTCGCGGTGTACGAGCGGGCCGGTGCGGACGGGGTGTTCGTGCCGGGGCTCTCGGACCGGGCGGGGATCGCCGCGCTGACGGCCGCCCTGGTCACCCCGCTGAACGTGCTGTACAGCCCGGCCGGACCCGGCATCGCGGAGCTGGGCGCCCTGGGGGTGCGCCGGGTCAGCCTGGGTTCGCTGCTGTACCGGGAGGCGCTGGCCGGAGCCGTGACCACGGCCGCCGCGATCCGGGACGGCGGTCCGGTGCGGGGCGCGGCACTCCCGTACGCCGACGTGCAGGCGCTGGCGCCGGGCGACGGCTCAAGGCGTCGCGGCGGAGACGACGTAGACGACGGGTGA
- a CDS encoding cytochrome P450 family protein yields MSEVVVDLRGLADFTAHPYPYYERMRAAGPVHLVRTDEFDRIWLVVGYDEGRAVLADQRFGKDWRALPGETGGDPINANMLETDAPDHTRLRKLVAREFTPRRIEALRPRVEEITGELLDLMVPEGRADLVDALAFPLPMTVICELLGVPDLDRSAFRKLSNGIVAPVDAEEEGEAVRAMGGYLTELIEDKRRSPGDDLLSALIATRHEDDDALSPDELVGMAFLLLVAGHETTVNLISNGVRALLAHPDQLAALRADLSLLDGAVEEMLRYDGPVETATLRFAREPVEVGSRTIATGDAILVSLAGSDRDPARYPEPDRFDIRRDTRGHLAFGHGIHFCLGAPLARMEGRIAIRALLERCPGLEADPEAAPFDWLPGTLIRGVRRLPVRW; encoded by the coding sequence ATGTCCGAAGTCGTTGTGGATCTGCGCGGGTTGGCCGACTTCACCGCGCATCCGTACCCCTACTACGAGCGGATGCGCGCGGCCGGACCCGTGCACCTCGTCCGCACCGACGAGTTCGACCGCATCTGGCTCGTCGTCGGCTACGACGAGGGCCGGGCCGTCCTGGCCGACCAGCGCTTCGGCAAGGACTGGCGGGCGCTCCCCGGCGAGACCGGCGGCGACCCGATCAACGCCAACATGCTGGAGACCGACGCCCCCGACCACACCCGGCTGCGCAAGCTCGTCGCCCGCGAGTTCACCCCGCGCCGGATCGAGGCGCTGCGCCCCCGGGTCGAGGAGATCACCGGCGAACTCCTCGACCTGATGGTCCCCGAAGGCCGCGCCGACCTCGTGGACGCGCTGGCCTTCCCGCTCCCCATGACCGTGATCTGCGAGCTGCTCGGCGTCCCCGACCTGGACCGGTCCGCCTTCCGCAAGCTGTCCAACGGCATCGTCGCCCCCGTGGACGCGGAGGAGGAGGGCGAGGCGGTCCGCGCCATGGGCGGCTACCTCACGGAGCTGATCGAGGACAAGCGCCGCTCACCCGGCGACGACCTGCTCAGCGCCCTGATCGCCACCCGCCACGAGGACGACGACGCGCTCTCGCCCGACGAGCTGGTCGGCATGGCCTTCCTGCTGCTCGTCGCCGGCCACGAGACGACGGTCAACCTCATCTCCAACGGGGTACGCGCCCTGCTCGCCCACCCCGACCAGCTCGCCGCGCTCCGCGCCGACCTCTCGCTGCTCGACGGCGCCGTCGAGGAGATGCTGCGCTACGACGGACCCGTCGAGACGGCCACCCTCCGCTTCGCCCGGGAACCGGTCGAGGTCGGCTCCCGGACCATCGCGACCGGCGACGCGATCCTGGTCTCCCTGGCCGGCTCGGACCGCGACCCGGCCCGCTACCCCGAGCCCGACCGCTTCGACATCCGCCGCGACACCCGCGGCCACCTCGCCTTCGGACACGGCATCCACTTCTGCCTGGGCGCCCCGCTGGCCCGGATGGAGGGCCGCATCGCGATCCGCGCGCTCCTGGAACGCTGCCCCGGCCTGGAGGCCGACCCGGAGGCCGCCCCGTTCGACTGGCTGCCCGGCACGCTGATCCGGGGGGTGCGCCGGCTGCCGGTGCGCTGGTGA
- a CDS encoding ABC transporter permease — MTAGPGSSAVVDERLLRTSPLRKLLGRPELGSVVGALAVFLFFAVVADSFLRATSFGTVLYAASTIGIMAAPVALLMIGGEFDLSAGVMVTSSALVSSMFSYQMTANVWVGVLVSLLVTLAIGAFNGFMLTRTKLPSFIITLGTFLMLTGLNLGFTKLISGTVSTKTIGNMEGFPSARKLFASYWTVGGVELKVTLLWWAGLVAVATWILLRTRFGNWIFAVGGGADAARAVGVPVVRTKIGLYLGVAFAAWVSGQHLLFSYDVVQSGEGVGNELIYIIAAVIGGCLITGGYGSAIGSAVGAFIFGMTSKGIVYAEWNPDWFKFFLGAMLLLATLLNAWVRKRAEATK; from the coding sequence ATGACCGCCGGGCCCGGATCGTCCGCCGTCGTCGACGAACGGCTGCTGCGCACCTCACCGCTGCGCAAGCTGCTCGGCCGCCCGGAGCTGGGCTCGGTCGTCGGCGCGCTCGCCGTCTTCCTGTTCTTCGCGGTCGTCGCCGACAGCTTCCTGCGCGCCACCAGCTTCGGCACCGTGCTGTACGCGGCCTCCACCATCGGGATCATGGCGGCGCCGGTCGCGCTCCTGATGATCGGCGGCGAGTTCGACCTGTCCGCCGGTGTGATGGTCACCAGCTCCGCGCTGGTCTCCTCGATGTTCAGCTACCAGATGACGGCCAACGTCTGGGTCGGCGTCCTCGTGTCGTTGCTGGTCACGCTCGCCATCGGCGCGTTCAACGGCTTCATGCTGACCCGTACGAAACTGCCCAGCTTCATCATCACGCTGGGCACGTTCCTGATGCTGACCGGTCTCAATCTGGGCTTCACCAAGCTGATCAGCGGGACCGTCTCCACGAAGACCATCGGCAACATGGAGGGCTTCCCCTCCGCCCGCAAGCTCTTCGCCTCGTACTGGACCGTCGGCGGCGTCGAGCTCAAGGTGACCCTGCTGTGGTGGGCCGGTCTGGTGGCCGTCGCCACCTGGATCCTGCTCCGTACCCGCTTCGGCAACTGGATCTTCGCCGTCGGCGGCGGCGCGGACGCCGCCCGCGCGGTCGGCGTCCCGGTGGTCCGGACCAAGATCGGGCTCTACCTCGGCGTCGCCTTCGCCGCCTGGGTCTCCGGGCAGCACCTGCTGTTCAGCTACGACGTCGTGCAGTCCGGCGAGGGCGTCGGCAACGAGCTGATCTACATCATCGCGGCCGTCATCGGCGGCTGCCTGATCACCGGCGGCTACGGCTCCGCGATCGGCTCGGCGGTCGGTGCCTTCATCTTCGGCATGACCAGCAAGGGCATCGTGTACGCGGAGTGGAACCCGGACTGGTTCAAGTTCTTCCTGGGAGCGATGCTGCTCCTGGCCACCCTGCTCAACGCATGGGTACGCAAGCGCGCGGAGGCGACGAAATGA
- a CDS encoding sugar ABC transporter substrate-binding protein → MGAVLAAVLGVSLMGCSSTGGKRAEERAAKAAAEGRAAVNTPRWTFAMVTHSGDGDTFWDIVQKGADMAAKKDNINFLYSHNDEGQQQAQLVQAAIDKKVDGLIVTLAKPDAMKDVVAKAVRAGIPVITVNSGSAESKAYGALTHIGQDESIAGEAVGDELNKRGRKKALCILHEQGNVGHEQRCAGAKKTFDGQMQNLYVEGTNMPDVQASIEAKLQSDKDIDAVVTLGAPFADAAVKAKKTAGSKAEIDTFDLNATVAAGLKSKTLGFAVDQQPYLQGYEAIDLLWLYRYNRNVLGGGRPVLTGPQIITSKDADQLAEYADRGTR, encoded by the coding sequence ATGGGCGCCGTGCTTGCGGCGGTGCTGGGGGTGTCCCTCATGGGATGCAGCAGCACCGGCGGCAAGCGGGCGGAGGAGCGTGCGGCCAAGGCCGCGGCCGAAGGCCGGGCCGCGGTGAACACGCCCCGCTGGACCTTCGCCATGGTCACCCACTCGGGCGACGGCGACACCTTCTGGGACATCGTCCAGAAGGGCGCCGACATGGCGGCCAAGAAGGACAACATCAACTTCCTGTACTCGCACAACGACGAGGGCCAGCAGCAGGCCCAGCTGGTGCAGGCGGCCATCGACAAGAAGGTCGACGGGCTGATCGTCACGCTCGCCAAGCCCGACGCCATGAAGGACGTCGTCGCCAAGGCCGTCCGCGCCGGCATCCCCGTGATCACCGTGAACTCCGGCTCCGCCGAGTCCAAGGCGTACGGGGCGCTCACCCACATCGGCCAGGACGAGTCCATCGCCGGTGAGGCCGTCGGCGACGAGCTGAACAAGCGCGGCCGCAAGAAGGCCCTCTGCATCCTGCACGAGCAGGGCAACGTGGGCCACGAGCAGCGCTGCGCCGGCGCGAAGAAGACCTTCGACGGCCAGATGCAGAACCTGTACGTGGAGGGCACCAACATGCCCGACGTCCAGGCGTCCATCGAGGCGAAGCTCCAGTCCGACAAGGACATCGACGCGGTCGTCACGCTCGGCGCGCCCTTCGCGGACGCCGCCGTCAAGGCGAAGAAGACCGCGGGCAGCAAGGCCGAGATCGACACCTTCGACCTGAACGCCACCGTCGCCGCGGGGCTGAAGTCCAAGACCCTCGGCTTCGCCGTCGACCAGCAGCCCTACCTCCAGGGCTACGAGGCCATCGACCTGCTCTGGCTCTACCGCTACAACCGCAACGTCCTCGGCGGCGGCCGCCCGGTCCTCACCGGCCCGCAGATCATCACCTCGAAGGACGCGGACCAGCTCGCCGAGTACGCCGACCGGGGCACCCGATGA
- a CDS encoding response regulator, with protein sequence MTHAPVRLLIIDDDPLVRAGLTLMLGGADDIAIVGEGADGSEAAELVDRLRPDVVLMDIRMPVMDGLTATEALRARPDAPEIVVLTTFHADEQVLRAIRAGAAGFVLKDTPPAQIVESVRRVAAGDPVLSPAVTRQLMARAAGAGQEERVDRAARARERIALLADREREVAVAVGRGRSNAEIAATLYLSVATVKTQVSRILAKFGFNNRVQIALLVHDAGLLDDESGSNPA encoded by the coding sequence ATGACCCACGCGCCCGTCCGGCTCCTGATCATCGACGACGACCCGCTCGTCCGGGCCGGGCTGACCCTGATGCTGGGCGGCGCCGACGACATCGCCATCGTGGGCGAGGGCGCCGACGGCAGCGAGGCCGCGGAGCTGGTCGACCGGCTGCGGCCCGACGTGGTCCTGATGGACATCCGGATGCCGGTCATGGACGGCCTGACCGCCACCGAAGCGCTGCGCGCCCGGCCCGACGCGCCGGAGATCGTCGTCCTGACCACCTTCCACGCCGACGAGCAGGTCCTCCGCGCCATCCGCGCCGGGGCCGCCGGCTTCGTCCTCAAGGACACCCCGCCCGCGCAGATCGTGGAGTCGGTGCGCCGGGTCGCGGCCGGCGACCCGGTCCTCTCGCCCGCCGTCACCCGGCAGCTCATGGCCCGGGCGGCCGGTGCCGGGCAGGAGGAACGCGTGGACCGGGCCGCCCGGGCGCGCGAGCGGATCGCGCTGCTCGCGGACCGGGAGCGCGAGGTGGCCGTCGCGGTGGGGCGGGGCCGGTCCAACGCGGAGATCGCCGCGACGCTCTACCTCAGCGTCGCCACGGTGAAGACCCAGGTCTCCCGCATCCTCGCCAAGTTCGGCTTCAACAACCGCGTCCAGATCGCCCTGCTCGTCCACGACGCCGGTCTGCTGGACGACGAGAGCGGATCGAATCCGGCCTGA
- a CDS encoding ArsR/SmtB family transcription factor, producing MSSLADTAALFADRTRAAFCEALLDGRAWTSGELARHAGVSASTASEQISRLVAGGLLAEERQGRHRYVRLAGPEAAALTEALAAYAPGTPRPRTLRASVRQDAEARARTCYDHLAGRLGVDLADAMAARGLVDTGSGIAVTPAGRAWLAETLDFRQPAGARRPLVRTCLDWTERRSHLAGALGAALCTAALERGWVRRVGSGRAVKVTPAGSTAFGELLGVEA from the coding sequence ATGTCCTCACTCGCCGACACCGCCGCCCTCTTCGCCGACCGCACCCGCGCCGCCTTCTGCGAGGCGCTGCTCGACGGGCGGGCCTGGACGTCCGGCGAGCTGGCCCGGCACGCGGGCGTGAGCGCGTCCACCGCCAGCGAGCAGATCTCCCGCCTCGTCGCCGGCGGGCTGCTGGCCGAGGAGCGCCAGGGCCGGCACCGCTATGTCCGGCTCGCGGGCCCGGAGGCGGCCGCGCTCACCGAGGCGCTTGCCGCGTACGCCCCCGGCACGCCCCGCCCGCGCACCCTGCGCGCCTCGGTCCGGCAGGACGCCGAGGCCCGGGCGCGCACCTGCTACGACCATCTGGCGGGGCGGCTCGGGGTCGACCTGGCGGACGCGATGGCCGCGCGCGGCCTGGTCGACACCGGCTCCGGGATCGCCGTCACCCCGGCGGGCCGCGCCTGGCTGGCCGAAACCCTGGACTTCCGGCAGCCCGCCGGGGCCCGGCGCCCCCTCGTCCGTACCTGCCTGGACTGGACCGAGCGCCGCTCCCACCTCGCCGGAGCGCTGGGCGCGGCGCTGTGCACGGCGGCCCTGGAGCGCGGCTGGGTCCGGCGCGTCGGCTCGGGGCGCGCGGTGAAGGTGACTCCGGCGGGGAGCACGGCGTTCGGGGAACTGCTCGGGGTGGAGGCGTGA